A segment of the Ferrimicrobium sp. genome:
CCGAGCGGATTCGCCTTCACATAAAAGGCCCTCTGAAAGGTCAGGGTAACGGGAGTCGTTGGGTTGGCAAGGTAGAGCCAGAGCAACCCATGCCTATTGAGTTGCTTGAAGATTTCCATGAACGGATACACGACTGGGGTCGCCCAAAACCACGCCTGCAACAGAATCTCCATGAGATGCTGCATATCACGCAGGTAGACGTTGATGCCAGAGAGCAACACTGCGAGCGCAGAGGCGAACAACAACAGGGCGATCAGAGCCAATGGGACTAGCCAAACGAACCTCGGCGAGGGGACCACCCGAAAGATGACTAAAAAGATCGCGAGCACGACCGTCTGGAAGAGAAAGAAGATAAACGCCGATCCAACCGAGGCGAGTGCGAGAATCTCCCTTGGGAAGGCGACCTTCTTCACCAGACCGCTGTTGTTCACCACCGATCCAGTCGCACCGAGCACACCGGATTGAAACAGGTTCCAAGCCAGGAGACCGGTCGCCAGATAGATGGCGAACAACGGGATCCCGTTCTTCAAGATCTTCTGGAAGACGATGTAGTAGATCAAGATGAACATGGCAGGATTCAAGAGGCTCCAGATGAAGCCAAGCGCTGAGTCCTTGTACTTGACCTTGATCTCCTTGGCTACCAGGTCCTTGAGCAGATCCCGATATCTCCAGATGTTGGCGATCCGCTGTGGAACCGTCTGCGAGGGCCGAACAAGGTGCG
Coding sequences within it:
- a CDS encoding ABC transporter permease, with amino-acid sequence MKTDRSGASPTPSGYQRDRELPTHLVRPSQTVPQRIANIWRYRDLLKDLVAKEIKVKYKDSALGFIWSLLNPAMFILIYYIVFQKILKNGIPLFAIYLATGLLAWNLFQSGVLGATGSVVNNSGLVKKVAFPREILALASVGSAFIFFLFQTVVLAIFLVIFRVVPSPRFVWLVPLALIALLLFASALAVLLSGINVYLRDMQHLMEILLQAWFWATPVVYPFMEIFKQLNRHGLLWLYLANPTTPVTLTFQRAFYVKANPLGTNGTIVHILPSYGPMWYLAVIGAIIVLSFIFFLVSVYIFGRLEGNFAEEL